From one Streptomyces sp. NBC_01478 genomic stretch:
- a CDS encoding adenosine deaminase: MTSQSTPNTPTPDQIRRAPKVLLHDHLDGGLRPGTIVELARDAGYTGLPETDPDKLGVWFAEAADSGSLERYLETFSHTVAVMQTRDALIRVARECAEDLAEDGVVYAEVRYAPEQHLDGGLSLEEVVEAVNEGFRQGELLARESGRRIRVGALLTAMRHAARSLEIAELANRYRDLGVVGFDIAGAEAGFPPTRHLDAFEYLKRENNHFTIHAGEAFGLPSIWQALQWCGADRLGHGVRIIDDIQVKEDGSVELGRLASYVRDKRIPLELCPSSNLQTGAADSYAEHPIGLLRRLHFRATVNTDNRLMSHTSMSQEFEHLVEAFGYSLDDMQWFSVNAMKSAFIPFDERLAMINDVIKPGYAELKSEWLFRQTASTSASVPEEG; this comes from the coding sequence ATGACGAGCCAGAGCACCCCGAACACCCCGACGCCGGACCAGATCCGCCGGGCGCCGAAGGTTCTGCTGCACGACCACCTCGACGGCGGTCTCCGCCCGGGGACGATCGTCGAACTCGCGCGGGACGCCGGGTACACCGGACTCCCCGAGACCGACCCGGACAAGCTCGGCGTGTGGTTCGCCGAGGCCGCCGACTCCGGTTCGCTGGAACGGTACTTGGAGACCTTCTCGCACACGGTCGCCGTGATGCAGACCCGGGACGCGCTGATCCGGGTCGCCCGCGAGTGCGCGGAGGACCTCGCCGAGGACGGCGTCGTATACGCCGAGGTGCGGTACGCGCCCGAGCAGCACCTCGACGGCGGGCTCAGCCTCGAAGAGGTCGTCGAGGCTGTCAACGAGGGCTTTCGGCAAGGGGAGTTGCTCGCGCGGGAGAGCGGGCGGCGGATTCGTGTCGGGGCGCTGCTCACCGCGATGCGGCATGCGGCCCGTTCCCTGGAGATCGCCGAACTCGCCAACCGCTACCGCGACTTGGGTGTCGTCGGCTTCGACATCGCGGGCGCGGAGGCCGGGTTCCCGCCCACCCGGCACCTGGACGCCTTCGAGTATCTGAAGCGCGAGAACAACCACTTCACGATCCACGCCGGTGAGGCCTTCGGGCTGCCGTCGATCTGGCAGGCGTTGCAGTGGTGCGGCGCCGACCGGCTGGGGCACGGGGTGCGCATCATCGACGACATCCAGGTCAAGGAGGACGGCTCGGTCGAGCTCGGCCGGCTCGCGTCGTACGTCCGGGACAAGCGCATCCCGCTGGAGCTGTGCCCCAGCTCCAACCTCCAGACCGGCGCCGCCGACTCCTACGCCGAGCACCCGATCGGGCTGCTGCGCCGGCTGCACTTCCGTGCGACGGTCAACACCGATAACCGCCTCATGTCGCACACCAGCATGTCGCAGGAATTCGAGCACCTTGTCGAGGCGTTCGGTTATTCGCTCGACGACATGCAGTGGTTCTCCGTCAATGCTATGAAGTCAGCATTCATTCCTTTCGATGAACGACTGGCCATGATCAATGACGTGATCAAGCCGGGATATGCCGAACTCAAATCCGAATGGCTGTTCCGGCAGACGGCTTCCACCAGCGCTTCTGTGCCGGAAGAGGGCTGA
- a CDS encoding ATP-binding protein, with translation MKQSAAKTLGVAALGAAFAAVGAGAASAAPAVPDATQALGAVTHTLPAENVAKALPGAGEALSQAQPALAGGLSAVQPAAEKVLSDGPTAPVAGLLGGLPLSNTGLPTHGLPLNGIPLG, from the coding sequence ATGAAGCAGTCTGCTGCCAAGACCCTCGGTGTCGCCGCCCTCGGTGCTGCCTTCGCCGCTGTAGGCGCGGGTGCCGCGAGCGCCGCTCCGGCGGTGCCGGACGCCACGCAGGCGCTGGGCGCCGTGACCCACACGCTGCCCGCGGAGAACGTCGCCAAGGCGCTGCCGGGTGCCGGCGAGGCGCTGAGCCAGGCGCAGCCCGCGCTCGCGGGTGGTCTGTCCGCCGTGCAGCCGGCCGCCGAGAAGGTCCTCTCCGACGGTCCGACCGCGCCCGTCGCCGGGCTGCTGGGCGGCCTGCCGCTGTCGAACACGGGCCTGCCCACGCACGGCCTGCCGCTGAACGGCATCCCGCTGGGCTGA
- a CDS encoding PspC domain-containing protein gives MTAIARPTQGRMIGGVCAALARRFGTSATTMRVIFLVSCLLPGPQFLLYIALWILFPSEDKVRTETW, from the coding sequence ATGACCGCCATTGCCCGCCCCACCCAAGGCCGCATGATCGGCGGAGTGTGCGCAGCGCTGGCGCGGCGCTTCGGTACCTCCGCGACCACGATGCGGGTGATCTTCCTGGTCTCCTGCCTGCTGCCCGGCCCGCAGTTCCTGCTCTACATCGCGCTGTGGATCCTGTTCCCGTCCGAGGACAAGGTGCGCACCGAGACCTGGTGA
- a CDS encoding VanZ family protein, with the protein MQRQGSIGGSAAIRIRVTGGVLLVAHLVFVAWVTLRPRDVPWVMPPNLHPLASIRADLALGWPEATKRIGEGLALLAPLGVLLPTVSGRLHVSPLASFIRTVAAGALISLGIELLQTGVPGQVVDIDSLLMNTVGVALAHAAFVPASRVWLRRRTETPLPPTVLQEEAAQGRTPTIPRVGIAP; encoded by the coding sequence GTGCAGCGTCAAGGCTCCATCGGCGGCAGTGCCGCGATTCGCATCCGTGTGACAGGGGGCGTCCTCCTCGTCGCACATCTCGTGTTCGTCGCCTGGGTCACGCTGCGCCCCAGGGACGTCCCCTGGGTGATGCCCCCGAATCTGCACCCACTGGCCAGCATCCGGGCCGATCTCGCCCTGGGCTGGCCGGAGGCGACGAAGCGGATCGGCGAGGGCCTGGCCCTGCTGGCCCCGCTGGGCGTCCTGCTCCCGACGGTCAGCGGCCGACTCCATGTCTCCCCGCTCGCGTCCTTCATCCGTACGGTCGCGGCGGGCGCCCTGATCTCCCTGGGCATCGAACTGCTGCAGACCGGGGTGCCCGGCCAGGTGGTCGACATCGACTCGCTGCTCATGAACACGGTGGGCGTGGCTCTCGCGCACGCGGCCTTCGTCCCGGCCTCCCGCGTCTGGCTCCGCCGCAGGACCGAGACCCCGCTCCCCCCGACCGTCCTCCAGGAGGAAGCGGCTCAGGGGCGAACCCCGACGATTCCCAGGGTCGGCATCGCACCGTAG
- a CDS encoding ATP-binding protein, whose protein sequence is MTDAPGGIRGWRPGRKGVLWRLRFTSLRLRLVVVFGLVALTAAVSASGIAYWLNREAVLTRAQDAVLRDFRQEMQNRAGALPVHPTQDELMRTAGQMANSSQRFSVLLVGEDTNDKTVYGNSGGLNGFSLEDVPKSLRTAVNKQQSVSDGNKEPYHLYWQRVTEHGTPYLVAGTRMIGGGPTGYMLKSLEPEAKDLNSLAWSLGIATGLALIGSALLAQAAATTVLKPVHRLGIAARRLGEGKLDTRLRVSGTDELAELSRTFNQTAEALEKRVADMAARDDASRRFVADMSHELRTPLTAITAVVEVLEEELDAETGSVDPMIEPAVRLVVSETKRLGDLVENLMEVTRFDAGTARLVLDDVDLADQITACIDARAWLDAVDLDAERGIHSVLDPRRLDVILANLIGNALKHGGSPVRVSVRLEDDDLVIAVRDHGPGIPEDVLPHVFDRFYKASASRPRSEGSGLGLSIALENAHIHGGEITAANSPEGGAVFTLRLPRDASALTEEPGAENGEKAEGTGPEENA, encoded by the coding sequence GTGACCGACGCACCAGGGGGGATCCGCGGCTGGCGCCCGGGTCGTAAGGGAGTCCTGTGGCGGCTGCGGTTCACCAGCCTGCGCCTGCGGCTGGTGGTCGTGTTCGGGCTGGTCGCGCTGACCGCCGCCGTGTCCGCGTCCGGCATCGCCTACTGGCTCAACCGCGAGGCCGTCCTCACCCGCGCCCAGGACGCCGTGCTGCGCGACTTCCGCCAGGAGATGCAGAACCGCGCCGGCGCCCTGCCCGTCCACCCCACCCAGGACGAACTGATGCGCACGGCGGGCCAGATGGCCAACAGCAGCCAGCGCTTCAGCGTCCTGCTCGTCGGCGAGGACACGAACGACAAGACGGTCTACGGCAACTCGGGCGGCCTGAACGGCTTTTCGCTGGAGGACGTGCCCAAGTCGCTGCGCACGGCGGTGAACAAGCAGCAGTCGGTGTCCGACGGCAACAAGGAGCCGTACCACCTGTACTGGCAGCGGGTCACCGAGCACGGCACGCCGTATCTGGTGGCCGGTACGCGGATGATCGGCGGCGGTCCGACCGGCTACATGCTCAAGTCCCTCGAGCCGGAGGCGAAGGACCTCAACTCCCTTGCCTGGTCGCTGGGTATCGCCACCGGGCTCGCGCTGATCGGTTCCGCGCTGCTCGCGCAGGCCGCCGCGACGACCGTCCTCAAGCCCGTGCACCGGCTCGGTATAGCCGCGCGCCGGCTCGGCGAGGGCAAGCTCGACACCCGGCTGCGGGTCTCCGGCACCGACGAACTCGCCGAGCTGTCAAGGACGTTCAACCAGACGGCCGAGGCGCTGGAGAAGCGGGTCGCCGACATGGCGGCCCGGGACGACGCCTCGCGCCGGTTCGTCGCCGACATGTCGCACGAGCTGCGCACCCCGCTGACCGCGATCACGGCGGTGGTGGAGGTGCTCGAAGAGGAACTCGACGCCGAGACCGGCAGCGTGGACCCGATGATCGAGCCCGCCGTACGGCTCGTCGTCAGCGAGACCAAGCGGCTGGGCGACCTCGTGGAGAACCTGATGGAGGTCACCCGCTTCGACGCGGGCACCGCCCGGCTCGTCCTCGACGACGTCGACCTCGCCGACCAGATCACCGCGTGCATCGACGCCCGCGCCTGGCTGGACGCCGTGGACCTGGACGCCGAGCGCGGCATCCACTCCGTGCTCGACCCGCGCCGCCTGGACGTCATCCTCGCCAACCTCATCGGCAACGCCCTCAAGCACGGCGGCTCGCCGGTCCGGGTCTCGGTCCGCCTGGAGGACGACGACCTCGTCATCGCGGTCCGCGACCACGGCCCCGGCATCCCCGAGGACGTCCTGCCGCACGTCTTCGACCGCTTCTACAAGGCGAGCGCCTCCCGGCCCCGCTCCGAGGGCAGCGGCCTGGGCCTCTCCATCGCCCTGGAGAACGCCCACATCCACGGCGGCGAGATCACCGCCGCCAACTCCCCCGAGGGCGGCGCGGTGTTCACCCTGCGGCTGCCACGAGACGCCTCCGCGCTCACGGAGGAGCCCGGCGCCGAGAACGGCGAGAAGGCCGAGGGCACAGGCCCCGAGGAGAACGCGTGA